In Lagopus muta isolate bLagMut1 unplaced genomic scaffold, bLagMut1 primary scaffold_150, whole genome shotgun sequence, a single window of DNA contains:
- the RAVER1 gene encoding ribonucleoprotein PTB-binding 1 isoform X2 → MAAVAAAERVPAEEIPPLTRRRCALGGSGTAAKWSSGGCPADVSKQEVQEMLCDFELQHCFVDRHSGTASITLSDAAAAERALQRLQRCTLRRHRLHAEVQPCSALLCVAHLPRHCSQQPWEALVRPYGAVGRCWLVHSRASGRCKGYGFVEYLHEEAAAAAQAELQGRALGAQVLFVRRCDAGGELMEEEDLHSRCLCVEGLPRGYTDGEGLRRVFSGVCGPKFCQLACGPDGQPLGFAVLEFDSADAAERVQAAMDGALVGSSRVCVSFCAPGLPGHKMLPALVAVRTAAQSRGRGLLPDPTLLQILSALRSPTAAPLLHGALGGKRGLLGAAPLLPFCPTVLQSVLQNPMRKPGLLGEAPLRVLPHGVVGMPTVNAAPLLGDTATGGDVPPCPPLGGVPVVADRDGPLLTASLLGPTNRRSAGAAPSPAGSLLGEPPKDFRIPRNPYLNLRSLLPPSITGIAAPQALALPPHSILGTGPTARISSALREPLLPSPGATTEGTPIVPPTLPASHSAPPKTPVPPPPKRTWSQLLPPPRAEP, encoded by the exons AtggcggcggtggcggcggctgAGCGGGTCCCAGCTGAGGAGATTCCGCCGCTGACCCGGCGGAGGTGCGCGCTCGGCGGCTCCGGAACCGCCGCAAAGTGGTCATCCGGGGGCTGCCCCGCCGATGTCAGCAAGCAG GAGGTGCAAGAAATGCTGTGCGACTttgagctccagcactgctttgtggACAGGCACAGCGGAACGG CCTCCATCACGCTGTCAGACGCCGCCGCAGCTGAGCGCGCCCTGCAACGCCTGCAGCGCTGCACCCTGCGCCGTCACCGCCTGCACGCAGAAGTGCAGCCGTGCAGCGCCCTGCTCTGCGTGGCCCACCTGCCCCGGcattgcagccagcagccatgGGAAGCGTTGGTGCGGCCGTACGGCGCCGTGGGGCGGTGCTGGTTGGTGCACAGCCGGGCGTCGGGGCGCTGCAAGGGTTACGGCTTCGTGGAGTATTTGCACGAGGAGGCGGCCGCCGCGGcacaggctgagctgcagggccgGGCGCTGGGTGCGCAGGTGCTGTTCGTGCGTCGGTGCGATGCAGGAGGCGAGCtgatggaggaggaggactTGCACTCCAGGTGTTTGTGCGTGGaggggctgcccaggggctACACGGATGGAGAGGGGCTCCGGAGGGTCTTCTCGGGGGTGTGCGGCCCCAAATTCTGTCAG TTGGCCTGCGGGCCGGACGGGCAGCCACTGGGATTCGCCGTGCTGGAATTCGACTCAGCAGACGCCGCTGAACGCGTGCAGGCCGCCATGGACGGCGCTCTGGTGGGCAGCAGCCGTGTCTGCGTGTCCTTCTGCGCCCCCGGGCTGCCAGGCCACAAAATGCTGCCCGCCCTCGTTGCCGTGCGCACTGCG GCTCAGAGCCGCGGCCGAGGACTCCTCCCTGACCCCACACTGCTGCAGATCCTCAGTGCCCTccgcagccccactgctgccccactgctgcacGGAGCCCTCGGGGGCAAACGGGG TCTCCTCGGCGCTGCCCCATTGCTGCCCTTCtgccccacagtgctgcagtcGGTGCTGCAGAACCCAATGCGG aagccagggctgctgggggaggCACCATTGAGGGTGCTGCCCCACGGCGTCGTGGGAATGCCAACAGTGAACGCTGCGCCGCTGCTGGGGGACACCGCCACCG GCGGTGACGTCCCCCCGTGCCCCCCGTTGGGCGGCGTTCCCGTGGTGGCAGATCGTGACGGCCCCTTGTTGACCGCATCCCTCCTCGGCCCCACCAACAGGCGGAGCGCCGGCGCTGCTCCAAGCCCCGCG GGGTCGTTGCTGGGGGAGCCACCGAAGGACTTCAGGATTCCCCGCAACCCCTACCTCAATCTGCGCAGCCTGCTGCCGCCCAGCATCACCG GCATCGCTGCCCCCCAGGCGTTGGCGCTGCCACCCCACAGCATTTTGGGCACCGGCCCCACAGCGCGGATCTCATCAGCCCTCAGAGAGCCACTGCTGCCATCACCTGGAGCCACCACTGAGGGG ACCCCCATCGTTCCCCCCACGCTGCCAGCATCGCACAGTGCCCCACCCAAG ACCCCCgtgcctcccccccccaaaaggACGTGGTCTCAGCTGCTGCCCCCCCCCCGAGCGGAGCCCTGA
- the RAVER1 gene encoding ribonucleoprotein PTB-binding 1 isoform X1, which yields MAAVAAAERVPAEEIPPLTRRRCALGGSGTAAKWSSGGCPADVSKQEVQEMLCDFELQHCFVDRHSGTASITLSDAAAAERALQRLQRCTLRRHRLHAEVQPCSALLCVAHLPRHCSQQPWEALVRPYGAVGRCWLVHSRASGRCKGYGFVEYLHEEAAAAAQAELQGRALGAQVLFVRRCDAGGELMEEEDLHSRCLCVEGLPRGYTDGEGLRRVFSGVCGPKFCQLACGPDGQPLGFAVLEFDSADAAERVQAAMDGALVGSSRVCVSFCAPGLPGHKMLPALVAVRTAAQSRGRGLLPDPTLLQILSALRSPTAAPLLHGALGGKRGLLGAAPLLPFCPTVLQSVLQNPMRVQGKPGLLGEAPLRVLPHGVVGMPTVNAAPLLGDTATGGDVPPCPPLGGVPVVADRDGPLLTASLLGPTNRRSAGAAPSPAGSLLGEPPKDFRIPRNPYLNLRSLLPPSITGIAAPQALALPPHSILGTGPTARISSALREPLLPSPGATTEGTPIVPPTLPASHSAPPKTPVPPPPKRTWSQLLPPPRAEP from the exons AtggcggcggtggcggcggctgAGCGGGTCCCAGCTGAGGAGATTCCGCCGCTGACCCGGCGGAGGTGCGCGCTCGGCGGCTCCGGAACCGCCGCAAAGTGGTCATCCGGGGGCTGCCCCGCCGATGTCAGCAAGCAG GAGGTGCAAGAAATGCTGTGCGACTttgagctccagcactgctttgtggACAGGCACAGCGGAACGG CCTCCATCACGCTGTCAGACGCCGCCGCAGCTGAGCGCGCCCTGCAACGCCTGCAGCGCTGCACCCTGCGCCGTCACCGCCTGCACGCAGAAGTGCAGCCGTGCAGCGCCCTGCTCTGCGTGGCCCACCTGCCCCGGcattgcagccagcagccatgGGAAGCGTTGGTGCGGCCGTACGGCGCCGTGGGGCGGTGCTGGTTGGTGCACAGCCGGGCGTCGGGGCGCTGCAAGGGTTACGGCTTCGTGGAGTATTTGCACGAGGAGGCGGCCGCCGCGGcacaggctgagctgcagggccgGGCGCTGGGTGCGCAGGTGCTGTTCGTGCGTCGGTGCGATGCAGGAGGCGAGCtgatggaggaggaggactTGCACTCCAGGTGTTTGTGCGTGGaggggctgcccaggggctACACGGATGGAGAGGGGCTCCGGAGGGTCTTCTCGGGGGTGTGCGGCCCCAAATTCTGTCAG TTGGCCTGCGGGCCGGACGGGCAGCCACTGGGATTCGCCGTGCTGGAATTCGACTCAGCAGACGCCGCTGAACGCGTGCAGGCCGCCATGGACGGCGCTCTGGTGGGCAGCAGCCGTGTCTGCGTGTCCTTCTGCGCCCCCGGGCTGCCAGGCCACAAAATGCTGCCCGCCCTCGTTGCCGTGCGCACTGCG GCTCAGAGCCGCGGCCGAGGACTCCTCCCTGACCCCACACTGCTGCAGATCCTCAGTGCCCTccgcagccccactgctgccccactgctgcacGGAGCCCTCGGGGGCAAACGGGG TCTCCTCGGCGCTGCCCCATTGCTGCCCTTCtgccccacagtgctgcagtcGGTGCTGCAGAACCCAATGCGGGTACAGGGC aagccagggctgctgggggaggCACCATTGAGGGTGCTGCCCCACGGCGTCGTGGGAATGCCAACAGTGAACGCTGCGCCGCTGCTGGGGGACACCGCCACCG GCGGTGACGTCCCCCCGTGCCCCCCGTTGGGCGGCGTTCCCGTGGTGGCAGATCGTGACGGCCCCTTGTTGACCGCATCCCTCCTCGGCCCCACCAACAGGCGGAGCGCCGGCGCTGCTCCAAGCCCCGCG GGGTCGTTGCTGGGGGAGCCACCGAAGGACTTCAGGATTCCCCGCAACCCCTACCTCAATCTGCGCAGCCTGCTGCCGCCCAGCATCACCG GCATCGCTGCCCCCCAGGCGTTGGCGCTGCCACCCCACAGCATTTTGGGCACCGGCCCCACAGCGCGGATCTCATCAGCCCTCAGAGAGCCACTGCTGCCATCACCTGGAGCCACCACTGAGGGG ACCCCCATCGTTCCCCCCACGCTGCCAGCATCGCACAGTGCCCCACCCAAG ACCCCCgtgcctcccccccccaaaaggACGTGGTCTCAGCTGCTGCCCCCCCCCCGAGCGGAGCCCTGA
- the RAVER1 gene encoding ribonucleoprotein PTB-binding 1 isoform X3: MAAVAAAERVPAEEIPPLTRRRCALGGSGTAAKWSSGGCPADVSKQEVQEMLCDFELQHCFVDRHSGTASITLSDAAAAERALQRLQRCTLRRHRLHAEVQPCSALLCVAHLPRHCSQQPWEALVRPYGAVGRCWLVHSRASGRCKGYGFVEYLHEEAAAAAQAELQGRALGAQVLFVRRCDAGGELMEEEDLHSRCLCVEGLPRGYTDGEGLRRVFSGVCGPKFCQAQSRGRGLLPDPTLLQILSALRSPTAAPLLHGALGGKRGLLGAAPLLPFCPTVLQSVLQNPMRVQGKPGLLGEAPLRVLPHGVVGMPTVNAAPLLGDTATGGDVPPCPPLGGVPVVADRDGPLLTASLLGPTNRRSAGAAPSPAGSLLGEPPKDFRIPRNPYLNLRSLLPPSITGIAAPQALALPPHSILGTGPTARISSALREPLLPSPGATTEGTPIVPPTLPASHSAPPKTPVPPPPKRTWSQLLPPPRAEP; the protein is encoded by the exons AtggcggcggtggcggcggctgAGCGGGTCCCAGCTGAGGAGATTCCGCCGCTGACCCGGCGGAGGTGCGCGCTCGGCGGCTCCGGAACCGCCGCAAAGTGGTCATCCGGGGGCTGCCCCGCCGATGTCAGCAAGCAG GAGGTGCAAGAAATGCTGTGCGACTttgagctccagcactgctttgtggACAGGCACAGCGGAACGG CCTCCATCACGCTGTCAGACGCCGCCGCAGCTGAGCGCGCCCTGCAACGCCTGCAGCGCTGCACCCTGCGCCGTCACCGCCTGCACGCAGAAGTGCAGCCGTGCAGCGCCCTGCTCTGCGTGGCCCACCTGCCCCGGcattgcagccagcagccatgGGAAGCGTTGGTGCGGCCGTACGGCGCCGTGGGGCGGTGCTGGTTGGTGCACAGCCGGGCGTCGGGGCGCTGCAAGGGTTACGGCTTCGTGGAGTATTTGCACGAGGAGGCGGCCGCCGCGGcacaggctgagctgcagggccgGGCGCTGGGTGCGCAGGTGCTGTTCGTGCGTCGGTGCGATGCAGGAGGCGAGCtgatggaggaggaggactTGCACTCCAGGTGTTTGTGCGTGGaggggctgcccaggggctACACGGATGGAGAGGGGCTCCGGAGGGTCTTCTCGGGGGTGTGCGGCCCCAAATTCTGTCAG GCTCAGAGCCGCGGCCGAGGACTCCTCCCTGACCCCACACTGCTGCAGATCCTCAGTGCCCTccgcagccccactgctgccccactgctgcacGGAGCCCTCGGGGGCAAACGGGG TCTCCTCGGCGCTGCCCCATTGCTGCCCTTCtgccccacagtgctgcagtcGGTGCTGCAGAACCCAATGCGGGTACAGGGC aagccagggctgctgggggaggCACCATTGAGGGTGCTGCCCCACGGCGTCGTGGGAATGCCAACAGTGAACGCTGCGCCGCTGCTGGGGGACACCGCCACCG GCGGTGACGTCCCCCCGTGCCCCCCGTTGGGCGGCGTTCCCGTGGTGGCAGATCGTGACGGCCCCTTGTTGACCGCATCCCTCCTCGGCCCCACCAACAGGCGGAGCGCCGGCGCTGCTCCAAGCCCCGCG GGGTCGTTGCTGGGGGAGCCACCGAAGGACTTCAGGATTCCCCGCAACCCCTACCTCAATCTGCGCAGCCTGCTGCCGCCCAGCATCACCG GCATCGCTGCCCCCCAGGCGTTGGCGCTGCCACCCCACAGCATTTTGGGCACCGGCCCCACAGCGCGGATCTCATCAGCCCTCAGAGAGCCACTGCTGCCATCACCTGGAGCCACCACTGAGGGG ACCCCCATCGTTCCCCCCACGCTGCCAGCATCGCACAGTGCCCCACCCAAG ACCCCCgtgcctcccccccccaaaaggACGTGGTCTCAGCTGCTGCCCCCCCCCCGAGCGGAGCCCTGA